TTTGTATACGTGTCTTCTCTACAACGTATAGTTCCAGTAGTTGAAATGGCACCACCAAAAGTGAATGTAAAAGAACGATTCAACGATGGTGAAGTGGATCTTAGTATGTCTGAGTTAAATGAAGTTCCAATTAAGGATATATTGAGTTTAAAACGAGTGCACAGCTTGGATTTATCTAACAATACTTTAACATTTTTACccaaaaattttacattattaacaCACCTCACCAAATTGGACTTGAGCAAAAACGAACTTACAGAATTACCTgaagattttggaaatttggtAAAACTAAAACATCTAGATTTATACAAGAACCAACTGCAACACCTACCTTTAAGTtttagtaaattgaaaaatttaaagtgGCTTGATTTGAAAGATAATCCTCTAGTTCCAGCTGTCGCTAAAGTAGCAGGTCTATGTATTAACACTAAAGAGTGCCAAGCTTGTGCTAAAAATATTGTGGATTTTTTCACCAAATTGGAAAATCAAGTGTCTGCTGAACTCGAAATGAGGAACAAGGATAGACAAAAACAATTAGAATTCaaccaaaaaaagaaacaagaagAGAAAAAcatgaagaagaaagaaaaacaaaaggaaaagaagattttaaatggaaatactatggaaccaaaaaaatcaaataaaaatcgtaaaaacaataaagaaaaagtgaaaaacaataattcaatgaaaactGCTTCTTATTCATTGTTTTCAACTATTATCCAATGGATTTTCTTTATGGCAGCACTTTATATAgggtttgttatttttaaagcatacaattctaaaaatttaatggatactgcaaaaaatattgttattcaaGATTTAAATAAGCTGTATGATGATGTACCTGTTTGGTGGACTTTATCAAAACAATACcttgaaaatttgtacaaaaatctaACTGACAAACAATAGTTCTacataaataatcatttgttttcttcaacctttcattttttttaagcTTGTGagttgatattttatttgaaatttgttttattttcttaaagcTTTGCTCCTCACTAGGagcattatcaaaaaaattgatcttaAACTGCACaatacaatattcaaaatttagtaaaactttttataccttaaaaaaaagaattttaacacattttttatgtaattttagtTACAGTTCTTTTGATAATGACCCTAATGAGGAACGAATTGTTAagatattagaataaaattcaaataaaataacaatctAAGATCTCAagaagtttcaataaaaaaaaaataaatatacattgtATATATTAATTGAATCGAAGTTTTATAACTacttgtaaataattattacgaTGCGTAAATGTTAATATCAACTAAAGGAATGTagaaaacaataagaaaattttgtattttttgaaataaaagattttctaaTTCCTACTAAGTTTTATTCAAATCCAACTTAAATTGGCCAAAGTATATTTTTAGCATTTTAGTAACCACCTTGGCATATAAATTCTAGGTAACACTCAATGGTACTGGAACTAAATATGTTGTGCATTTTATTGTTAGTGCCTcaaatttaacagaaaaatatcagtttctGATATTCATGTCTAaaatagtttcaatattttttttaccaaattgtcACTTTCCCATTATTCACCTTTGGATGTTAGGTAACAGCTGAATCGTCCAAGATGTCATGCAATGGACAATATTCAGCAATGCCTTTTGGTAAAGCAGCGCTAAAGCTTGAATATACCAGTCACAGTGATTGTTATTTTTGCTTGACCAATATCAAAGACTTTTCAAGGAAATGGAAGCATATGGTAATATGGAGGTGttttctgtaacaaaaaaacaCTCCCTCATTAGGAATAAGTTCTTGTGCCTTCTCCAGTTTATATtattgaagaaagtttaaacaaTTCTGAGAACGAAGAAACTGAAACAGAATTCACAGCTCCTGTCAGTCCTCAAGCACCGGATTTTAATAACCAATTATTGATCTCATGATATTTGGATTTGCCCAAAGAAAAAGCTGAAGtgttaaatttaatattgaaatagtaGAATCTGCTTAAGACGGGACTTAAAGTTACCGTATACTTTAAACGTCACAATTCTTATGTTGATTTGTTTTCTAAAGAGAATGGCTGTAATGACACTGAGAGCTTGATGTTAAAACTGTGTTACGAACATAGGTCAGAGGAATGGAGACTTTTCATTGATTCCTCAAAGTAAAGTCTAAAGGATATACTGTTTTATAAAGGAAATAAATTTCTATCACTACCTATTTGAAAGTTGTTGCTTTGGTTTTAGGACTACAAACTGGCTACAAGCAATATTGTTGCTTTTTATGCGACTGGAACAATCGTGAGGAATTAACATTATGTTAGAGCAATATGGCTAAAAACTGCGTATGGTCctgaacaaaaaaatgtgaaaaatgaaCTCTTAGTTAACCCCGAGAAGATTATATTACCACTTTTGTGTATCAAATTagactaataaaaaattttgtggaAGCCATGCACAACGATGGAGCtggtttcaaattttgaaaacaaaaatttccttCTTTCAGTGAGGTTAGATTAACACGTTGAACCCCAAccgaaattgatgaaattttccCAGGccccaaaaaatgtttttgagtttttacaTTCCATATTGGGTGTGTGTGTCTACGTCTACTTTATCCTTAATAGCCAGGCAGTTTTCCACCATATGGAGTGTGGATCCaagagaaaattttagaaatatttatttcgtgaAAAAGTTTGAACATACAACACAtgattttttgcactttttattcaaaataaatattttcattatatttatacgaAGGAAGACATACTTGCAGTAtggaaaatcaaaaacaaaatttttttgcttcCTTACCCTTTGAACGATGATTTATGCTTTTAAATAAAGTGTACAAAAATGTACGatgtgttttgaaaaatattatatgagattaaaaataatttttcaaacaataaagaaTGCCCAGAAGGGGATAGACTAGAGTATGATTGTTTTCCGTGGTAAACTCACAATCCGTCAAttcattccaaaaaaaaaaacaaacatatacAGAATAAAAGTATTCAAACTTTACTGTGGAGCGAGATACAGGtggaatatgaaaatttatgcCGGGAGAGAAAAAGAAGAGGGTTTATTGGAATTGCGttaattatagtattttttcaaaattttaaataagaattcAATAAACACAATAATATAATggattaaatttttaattagatttcAGTTTGAAaggttcatttttttaaattaaaaaagctgaagaaataaaaattattcctcgattaaaaacaaatacaatttatagaaatttgaactaataaataataaatattaattgcaATTAGCAATATAGATGACAATATATTATACATTCCAATAAGTATTTATACAGTGTTCAAAGTTAGTTGAAGAAAGCCTGATGTACGAGGAGTCTTTATTTCTACTATTCCCTTCCAAAGGTTACAATATAACAACATATAAGAACAAAAATCTTGTAATAAACACGGACCTATAAGagaataactaaaaaaaagagaattcgctaaaaatttcatataatttgttatacttataaaacaccctgtaactacaaaattatttaaggcgaaaattaacaaatttgataaatgttatagaaaaatttacgCTATTATGTGTTTTTCATTACTTTAAAACCAAATATGACGAGGACATTACGGTCTGGGCTCACTCAgcgaaaaattcaataaaaagcaAAACTCCGAACGAAGTCGTGATATTGCAACCTGAAGAGAGTCGCTCCGCAATCCCTAAGCGAAGTCGGGTTTTGCGACTTGAAGAGAGTAGTCCCGAAGAGAATTTTTTTCGTCGATTTCCCCGCGGCCTACGTGGCCAAGTCGAATATTTCGGTGAATCTCCCGGAGACTTAACGAAGGCATCGAAAGTATCTTTTAGGGCGAAACGCGGGCAGATAGTGCCTAGTGCTTAGAGgaaattttcatggaaaactATCTGGCTATTAAGGATAAAGTAGACGTAGACAAAGACGGAGAAGTCGTGATTTTGCGACCTGAAGGGAGCCGCTCCGCAATCTCTAGGCGAGGTCGGGTTTTGCAACTTAAAGAGAGCAGCTCCGCAATTCCGAAGagtatttttttcgatttcccAGCGGACTACGTGGCCAAGTCTAATATTTCGGTGAATCTCACGGCGACTTAAACGAAGGCATCGCCAGTGTCTTTTAGGGACAAACGCGGACAGATAGTGCCTAGTGCTCAGAAGAAATTTCGTAGAAAACCGCTCAGCTATTAAGGGATAAAGTAGACGTAGACAAAGACGGATTTTTGCGACTTGAAGAGAGTAGCTCCGCAATCCCGAAGTGAAGTGGGGTTATGTGACGTCAAGAGAGTCACTCCGCGATCCCGAAGCGAAGTAGGGTTTTGTGACCTAAAGGTCTTTCGGAGTCGAATATTTTGATGAATCTCGCGGTAACGTAAACAAGtgtgcatttaaaaaaatacagtgaAAGGCAGGCGGAACGAGTTGTAAAGGTTACCGTTATGTTCCCCGTTACGAAGCATTTCAGTCGCCATGGAACATTTGTCAAAACTATACCGAGCGTTTGCTGTGAAAGCGTTTTACTATACCGGTAACTATATAGTAGCTTAGCGTCGTTCTCGTACTCATTTTGAAGTCGCAATAAGTGAGCGCCTAGTGTTAATTCGATAAAGTTGTGGgtgacaaattttgaaaatgtcgGTGAAACGAAGAGCACAAGGGGTGGCAGTACGAGAGTTGCTGTAGGAAGAAGCCCGCCTCAAGTCAGCGAGTTGACAGAGTGCGTGGTTGAAGAAAACGAGGAGCTTGTTCACAACCTCTGGATGAGTGACGATGCACATTTTCATCTTTCAGGATTTATGAACAAACAGAACTTCAGGCACTGAAGTGATCAAAACTCTCATCAACTTCATTAACAACATCTCCATTTGGCCAAGGTAACAGTTTGGTGTGCCATGCCCTCATCAGGAATCATAGAcccacttttttcgaaaattaaagGGGGCGGTCTGTATGAATGTAGAGCGGTATTCGGATATGTCAAGGTCATTCTTCATTCCTCAACATGCCGTTAATGATCAAACTTTATTCCAACTAGACGGAGCCACAAGCCACACAACCCGTGTGAGcatgaatattattaataagattTTTCCGAACCGTGTGATATACCAAAACGGATCGATTCCCCGTTCACCAGACCTCACACCATGTGAGTTTTTCCTATGGGGATTCCTGAAAAGTACGAAATTGTACGAAAAACGACCCCGTTCAGTTGAAGAACTCAAGGAAAGAATCCGATTAGGAATCCTGACCATTTCAGAAAACGCCTGCAAGAATGCATTAATCGGGAAGGACGCCATCTGAccgatattatttttaaacgttgATTAATTTACATTGGCCGGAATGACTAAGAAGAATATAACCAATGTTTATAGGGTTAGTAGTAGATCattcaatgaaaataagaataacAATCCAAAACCAAGGAGAATGCCGCATCCGTACTAATCCTGAGACTTACGGAGAGCCCAGCCTGGTAGTAGAGATCAAGAGAGCGAGACTAAGTCGCTTAGTTACGGCGAACAGATGCCAAAAGGTCGAGGAGTCGAACTTGCATACGTACAAAAGCCGGAAGGGCGCAGATTTCCAGGACGACCACGTATAAGATGTCAGGATGACGTAGAACAGGACCTAATAGAACTAGGTGACCGAAATTGGCGGAGAAAAGTGCATCGAGCAGAATGGAGGACAGTTGTCTGGGAGGCTACGGTTCTTCAAGGACCGTAGCTCCAATTGGTAAGGTTTGTAAATGAATTCAGAGAGTTTAAGAAGTTAAATTCTGGTAATCGTCAAATCAATACTAAGTAACGACTAGGTTTTGGGAAATTTTATCaagtatataatttcaaatgtaaaagaATATTTAGCACTTCCAAAAATATCCTCTGCAGTTGATGATTTGAACGATTCTTATTCTGATGAAGATCTCTGGTTTCTTTTTTGACACGACACTCACATCTTGTTCCCAAATTTGgtactgataatttttttttaatttttcttttattcataaataacagtttttaattCTGCCTTGGATATGGTTCATAATGTTGCAATATCCTTGCCGGATCCAAGCCCAGAGGAGGGATTATTCCAAATCCTAAAAATCTGTtatgtgaatttaaataaaacacataatttatacaatacttcaataattgttaatatataatttttttattttccaacagGAGAAAAGTTGATAGTCCACAAATTGGGCCTTGCCTTTCCAAAATGTTGTAGCGAACGTTTTAAACGCCCCGAGCCAAGTGCCAGTTAAACATAGACAACAGTATGTTGTTTCTAATGTTGAATGTggaaatagaaaacaaataaagaagaCAGATTTCGACTCAAGACGAAATGTTAGTaagcaatattttttaaacagtgAGTCTCAAGGTCGTGTTCAAGTCTGTATGAAAACGTTTTTATGTACTCTAGGTATTACAGAAAATTATGTGCGTTATTGGATTGAACATTCAGAGAAAGCCATGACAAGAAAACAATAAGTGACACGACCAGCTACGGAGAGAAAAACAAAAGACTGTGTGACCtttctaaaaaagttttttgataagttACCTAAAATGCCATCTCACTATTGTCGGGCATCAAGTACAAAACTTTATTTAGAACCGATTGTTCAGAGCAAATTTAAACTATAAGTTATACTGTGAGAAATGTAATGAACAGCAGGAAAAGCCCACCTCTCGATAGTTATTCgatcaaatattcaatgaaaagaATTTAAGCCTATTTTCGCCTAAAAAAGACCAATGCGATTTGTGTTGTTCTCATAATGTAGGAAACATCAACGAAGCTAAATATCGTGAGCATATATTAAAGAAGGATAGAGCTGAACACGAAAAAACTCAAGATAAATTAAGAGCTACCAATAAAGAAGTGCATGTATTTACGCATGACTTACAATCGGTACAGCTGTGTCCCAAACTTGAAGCCAGTGCAATATATTATGACAAAATTATGTGTCTATAACTTCACCATCtacaattttggaaacaaagaTGTAGACTGTTATTGGTTCGATGAGTGTACTGCAGGGCTGGTGGCTTCTGTATATACTTCCTGCATTATAGACCGCTTGAAAAAAACCTTGTCTAAGAAACTGCTGACTATAATTCTATATTCCGATGGTCGCACAGCACAAAATCGCAATGCCGTTTTATCCAATGCACTGCTGGAGTTAGCAATATACAAACTAgtggagaagaagaaaaaagaacgCAGAGAGCAAAGTACTGTATGGTCAAACTGAGATGGGATATGTGGTCAGAGCAAAAAGAGCCGGAATGGACGAAGACAGTTGGGTTAAACTATTCTTATTCATAGAAGAACGAGCGAAAAGGAAAAGGTGACCATGATTATACCCGTCAAGCAGCGGTAAACCAAATATTCTTGATCAACTTCAGCATAAGTTTCAGGATGCCTCTTGTTGACACTTGTTCTACCTGCGACAGGATAAAAATTCAGCTACTGCCGATAATGAAATAATACAAGCAGATAAAGCAATAGTTCCTATGGATTTGGTGAAAATAATagcaaaaagtgaaaaaatccTTCATGGTAATGAAATTGTTTGCATGACTAGAAATTGgatgtataaaaaaatctcgTGGATCTCTACAATACTCTAGTAAGGTTAGTATTCTTAAGGCAGGAAATTCTATGGAAGATTTTTTTTCCTATTGATATTCAATAAATGAGAGACCAGAAATGGATTGCCAGTCGATAAAGTGACTCATATTAAAGCCTTGTTTCCATATCTGGATGAAATACATAAGGACTTTTATAAAACTCTATTTAGCCAAGGATAATGTACAATTCTTCTTTATGtatttaattacttttattcacataatcatttttaatagtaaaaatatgtaatagtACCtactttgttttattgaaagaaaaactcAGCTCAAAAAGTAGCCAAAGGGTTGCATATAAATTTCGACTTGTAGAGGACACTTACtacaaatcaattttaaaataaaattttctcacactatcttgaatttttgaatcaaatttgcTTATATCGTCGGCGAAACTGCAAAACCTCGTAtgtgcatttttttatcaaaaatgagatttttccataaaatgcaAGTCAAGGAACCAATGCGTATATGTGCAAAAACTCGTGACTGTAAATATAACCCAAGTGCAGATATTTGAATGTTCAAGACCGCGTATTTGCAAAGCGGGAAACACAGATGTCCATAACCTCTTATTCGTATGATTGTGCTGTACCAAGCGATGCTCCCAGTGTTCGTCTGTTTATTTTATGTTGTGTTGTGATAAAAAACCGAAAATATAAGGTAAGAATAGCTTAAAACAATAACTGTATATGTGTATTAACAGTCTATACGTTTAAAATTATTAGACaaacaaaatctatttaataataaattggaaaagttTAAAACTCATATACGTGTTTTTAACCAActtctttttaattaatttatttcatatacgTGTTTTTGTAccagtatttatatttttgcaaAGATTCCTTGTAGCTTGTTTATGATGATTTAAACGGTtctcttttataataattattataggaATGAATataatagtaatagtaatagtaatagtaatatatagtaatatatatataatatagtaatATAATAGAATGAATAGTAATTTTTACTAATCAGTTAGACAGGTATATGACTCTTCCTTTTTACTTTCAGGATGAATAATTCTCGAGGCAGACGTGTATTGGAAAATGGCTTTGCAAATCCATAAAAACCAAAGAGCAGAGCAGAAATGCAATGACTGTCAAATTCcagtaaagaaaaaattaccctcgaaaaaatcaaacataGTAATCATTCCTATTTACAGATTTCCAATATCCAGAGCGACATACCGCTGGTTTCATTGTCAACTGAAAAGACGCCAAACGAAGCAATAGCTCACAAtgtaattattgaagaaatcgGTTCTACACATTCATCAATCAATCCGCAAATTATTACAGAAATGGTAAACATTTTTGACATCCAAACCAGCGTTCCACTGATTATTTCATACGATGAAAACATGTTAAATGAAGCACTTGATCACGATGTAATTATCGACAACGCAATCAACTTCGATGTAGTAAAAACTGGTAATAACAGTTCTGCAAATTTCTTAGTCAATCCTCAAGATGGTGTGGAAACTGAACGGGAAAGAGCTTTGGACCCAAACAGCCATAAGtcagaaattgaaaacaatggAACTGAAAGCGCCTCAGGTGAAATTGAAAGCGCCTTAGAAGATGAAACTGGGAACATGCATGAAGAAACTGTAGATGAAGATTCTGAAGATGAAATTCCCCCCAAGAAGAAAAAGTGTAGGGTAACAATAGAACAAAGATACAAAAACAAGGATCTACGAATGCGTGGAGAGGCTTACAAAGGTTTAACAAAGGACGAGCATGGCAAATACCAACTGAATCATGAGAGAGGTGCTCGTTCACTGGGTCCAACGTGCAAAGCCCAGTCTTGTAAAAACTCtaaatcctttttttgttcCATCTTTAGTGATAATGACAGAAGAGCCATATTTGAGAAATTCTGGAAAACGTTGACATGGGACATGAAGCGTACATACGTGAGCAGTCTGGTTGATTATGTACCAAGCAAGAGAAAGAGAGAAGATTGCAGAAGAAATGGAACACTCATTTATCATCTCAAAAAGGGCACTGAAAGTTTTCGTgtctgtaaaaaaatgtttctttcaaCTCTTGGTGTCAAAGAATGGACTGTTCGGGAATATGCCAAACAGTTACATGGAATACATAACGAGACAGTCAGGTCATCGGACGTAATCGGCACTCTAATGACCGCAGAAGAATCACTTCCAAGAAATTTCTGGAAGAGCTGCCGAAGATGCCTTCGCAATATTGCCGTGCTTCAACGTCTAAGCTCTATCTTGAGCCAACATTTCAAAGCAATAATGATCTTTACCGGGTATACTAGGAGtactgtaataataaaaatgaaaagccGATGTCATTGCAGGTTCTAAAATAAGAACTAAAGACAATGAATGTAAAAACTTATAAGCCTCGCAAAGATCAATGCGATATGTGTTTATCACACAAGCTTGGGCACATTGATGACTTAGCATACCAAACTCACCAGACAAACAAAGAACAGTCAAGACTAAACAAAGAGGCAGATAAGCAACTCTGTAAAACAAACCCCCAAGAAATTGCGGTTTTTACTGTTGACGTCCAGGCTGTCAAGTTAGCACCCATGCTGAAAGCTAGCGCCATTTACTATAAAACGAAATTGTGTGTTCATAATTATACCATCTATAATCTATTCAATGGTGAAGTAGTTTGTCATCTTTGGGACAAGGTGGTTTGGAGGCAAACATTTTTGCGAGTCTGTTGGTGGCATTTCTCGAAAACCACCTTTCAAAAGAGCCTAATACCAaacatttatattcatttatagcGATGGTTGCGgctatcaaaataaaaatgttatagtTTCTAACGCACTTCTGAAGCTAGCGATCGACAGACAACTCACAATCAtgcaaa
The sequence above is drawn from the Diorhabda carinulata isolate Delta chromosome 6, icDioCari1.1, whole genome shotgun sequence genome and encodes:
- the LOC130894929 gene encoding leucine-rich repeat-containing protein 59, producing the protein MAPPKVNVKERFNDGEVDLSMSELNEVPIKDILSLKRVHSLDLSNNTLTFLPKNFTLLTHLTKLDLSKNELTELPEDFGNLVKLKHLDLYKNQLQHLPLSFSKLKNLKWLDLKDNPLVPAVAKVAGLCINTKECQACAKNIVDFFTKLENQVSAELEMRNKDRQKQLEFNQKKKQEEKNMKKKEKQKEKKILNGNTMEPKKSNKNRKNNKEKVKNNNSMKTASYSLFSTIIQWIFFMAALYIGFVIFKAYNSKNLMDTAKNIVIQDLNKLYDDVPVWWTLSKQYLENLYKNLTDKQ